The Trichoderma breve strain T069 chromosome 2, whole genome shotgun sequence DNA segment ATAGCTTTCCTCAATGTAATTTGTTTTCTTGACGTTGTCGAAGTTTCCACCCAAAAAGTCAGTGCTTACTCCTCCATTCGAGTTTGTGTCTGTTTTCAGGTTTGGCATGAGTTGCTTGGTGAAAAACAGATCATGGTAGCCAGCTTCAATATAGCGAAGTAAGATCTCATAAGAAGCTTCATCGTAATCATCTGGCTTTGTAAAAGGAATCTGATTGTCGGTTGTTTGTGTGAGGCTAAGCCGATAGTTGAAAGCCTGAAGTCGATAATTATCAGCAGTGCCATTCAACGTCTTCGCTTCGTCGTCTGTGACGATGTGGTCGATTCCCTTAATAAGGCCGCTATCGGGATCATCAGGTGTAAGGTATGGAGACATTCCAAGGTAACCGTCTGTTGCTGCGATTTGTATCCCAGCTAAGGATTCGCCGAATTCAGATTGTGCTTCACGCCCTATTCTAAACGGGATCTGGGCCGCCGCCATAAAGTCTCCTTCGTAGCTAGCATCCATAAACATTAATGCGTCATACACATGACCTGATTCTGTCGTTATGGAAGTGATTCGATTGTTTTTTATCGTTACACTGTCAGTCGACATAGGAAGAGTCTCGTTTCGAAAAATTGGTATGTTTAACTCTTCCATCCAGTCTTCGAATATTGATTCAGCAACGTGTGCCTCGAAAGTCCACTGTACTTGGTTTGTTACATCGATTGCTGGTCCCGGCTGTGCAGCtatttgtttgttgatgTAATCTGTTCTTGTCTCCCTAGTCCACACCGAGTCGGATAGGTAGTAATTATATACTCGACTATAGAACTCTCTGGCAATGCCTCCAATGGCATTTCCGTTTTTGGAGTCTGTCCAACCAAGGCCTGACGTGGTCATGCCACCAATATGACTTGATGGACTGACAATCGCAACGGTCCTATTCATACGCGTCGTCTGGATAGCTGCCACAAGTGCTGCCGGAGTGGATCCATATATGACGATGTCATAAGTCGTCGCCCCTGGTTGTGGGCAATCTGATCGTTTACCGATCTGGGAACGCAGGGGGAAGGGAGTACTAATATTAGGGAACATTGCAAAAATTAATATGAAGATCATTGTGAAGTTAAAGTCAGAGAAGTATGACGGTTCGTACAATCGTTTAATGGTCATTTTGATGATTGGCCTCCATCAACTAACTGATGGGGAAATAGTAGCGAGGATAGCCGCTCTCAAACGCGGTGGGAGCGCGTTCGTGATGTATTTATATCCACGAAGGGAGGTTTAGTTCATGCTGTGCTCCCTCGATCTATGTGACCCTACACCCTGGCATCAGTTCACGGAAACCACGTGTTTCATGTCCCATGCCAATACATAaggcttttcttttgtccatATTTTGAACTCACTATTCTGCGGTCTCTTTGGCGTATAGTACAGTAAATTAAACTTTTGCGCAGGGGATGGCTCTTTGAGGGTATCAAATATGTTCCTGTCTTCCGCATTAGCCGGCGTAGCTGCTGTTTTCTGCGCGCATGGCATCCTATACACCAGAAAGTTATCGCAGCGTGACCGGCTTGACACCACTATGTGCAGA contains these protein-coding regions:
- a CDS encoding FAD dependent oxidoreductase domain-containing protein; this translates as MTIKRLYEPSYFSDFNFTMIFILIFAMFPNISTPFPLRSQIGKRSDCPQPGATTYDIVIYGSTPAALVAAIQTTRMNRTVAIVSPSSHIGGMTTSGLGWTDSKNGNAIGGIAREFYSRVYNYYLSDSVWTRETRTDYINKQIAAQPGPAIDVTNQVQWTFEAHVAESIFEDWMEELNIPIFRNETLPMSTDSVTIKNNRITSITTESGHVYDALMFMDASYEGDFMAAAQIPFRIGREAQSEFGESLAGIQIAATDGYLGMSPYLTPDDPDSGLIKGIDHIVTDDEAKTLNGTADNYRLQAFNYRLSLTQTTDNQIPFTKPDDYDEASYEILLRYIEAGYHDLFFTKQLMPNLKTDTNSNGGVSTDFLGGNFDNVKKTNYIEESYAQRAAIRQTYKTYTQGFFWTLANHPRVPQRFRDSASTWGYAKDEWTTNGNWPYEIYIREARRMQGNFTMTQGDVQTPQTFADDSVIGLGSYTLDCHEAERIVIDSEVYNEGLVHTPVPQPFPIPLGSIIPQSSDVVNFLNPVTMSSTHVAFAAIRMEPTYMIMGQSAATAAVFAIEQCVNIQDVDRAQLSDRLAEDKQVLSL